The segment TTTGAATCGAGATGGAAATTTCTCCTTTTTGGGTGTACTGTGAGATGCCGTGTTTGATTGCGTTTTCCACTATGGTTTGAACGATCATGGGCGGGATGATACTGTCTTTAGCGTCTGCTTGGATTTGGATGTCATATTCTAGCCGGGAATCATATTGGATGCTTTCTAGTTGCAGATATTGCTCTACGATTTCGATTTCTTCAGCGACTGTCACCTTTTCTTGTTTGTTGAATTCGATGGAGTAGCGCAGTAGGTCTGATAGATTGGTGATCATGGTTCTGGCCAGTGTAGGGTCTTCGAGTACCAGCGCACGAATGTTGTTGAGTGAGTTGAATAGGAAGTGAGGATTGATCTGTGCTTTGAGGGCAACCAGTTCAGCTTCTTTTCTAGATGCATTGGCAGCCAATTGATCGAGTTTTGCCTCTTTGGTACGCTCGCTAGATTGATAACTGATGTAAATGACAGACCAGACACAGAGCAGCACGCACAGGTTAATGGTGTAAATGGGTACTTCTGACCAATCAATCGGACGAACGGTATTTTGCCAATCTAGCATGACGATCATGAGAATATGGATGATGGCAATGGCAGTGATGGCAGCTACAGCAATCAGCACCAACAGTCTGGGAGCCAAACTGCGAATCTCCAAATCCAACCAGTCGTAGCGCCTGATGACTAGGCGAATGGTATGCGAACTCATCATAGCGGTAAACCCGATGATGAATTGAAGTAATATGACTTTGTTTTGAGTCAAAGGAGTAGAAGCGTAGCGGAGGCCAAAAAAAATAAGCACCGCTACGTAAATTCCCCATCCTAGGAATTGACAAGCCCAATAAACATACGACTTAGATATTCTCATCTGAAGGTCAAGTTAATCGTTTTCGAAATTTATGGTAACTTTCTTTTGTGTAAAATGATCAGCGTCAAGATATAAACCACGACGATCGCAAACGGAATAGTAACGAAGCGCAACTCTGGAAAAACATACCAAAGCACGACGATCAATATTGTGCGAAGAATTGCATGAAAGAGCCCCACCCAGTGTTTGATGATCCAAGAGAAGGGAATCCACATCGAGCCAGTTAGGATCCCGACGGTCAGCGGCAGGGAA is part of the Reichenbachiella agarivorans genome and harbors:
- a CDS encoding sensor histidine kinase, which encodes MRISKSYVYWACQFLGWGIYVAVLIFFGLRYASTPLTQNKVILLQFIIGFTAMMSSHTIRLVIRRYDWLDLEIRSLAPRLLVLIAVAAITAIAIIHILMIVMLDWQNTVRPIDWSEVPIYTINLCVLLCVWSVIYISYQSSERTKEAKLDQLAANASRKEAELVALKAQINPHFLFNSLNNIRALVLEDPTLARTMITNLSDLLRYSIEFNKQEKVTVAEEIEIVEQYLQLESIQYDSRLEYDIQIQADAKDSIIPPMIVQTIVENAIKHGISQYTQKGEISISIQIINSNLIIQVNNTGQIKEGTKSTGIGIKNALERIEILLDTKPSFELKQQESFVVATLTIPQQT